DNA sequence from the Dreissena polymorpha isolate Duluth1 chromosome 3, UMN_Dpol_1.0, whole genome shotgun sequence genome:
TTGCATAgacttataatatttttttatttaggactGGTCAATAAAGTTTAACCAGGACCAGCCAGTTGCACCAAGATTTGATGAAAATGCACCCGACTTGTATATACCTGGTGAGGATGGCTTATCACATGATGTTATGATGCATTCTTGTAAACTGTGGTATTGTAAAGATTTGTTCATttcttgatttatcataaaaCGTTAGGGAAgcaggtttaacccatttatgcctagcatctagaaaaaaggccttggcaaacagcatagacccagatgagacgccacatgatgcagcgtctcatcagggtctgggctgtttgcttaaaggaatttctgtaagaaatattctaaatatagaaataaatatactagacatcccttattttggaaataaattgatccaatttagaaggatgggagagtccactaggcataaatgtgttaaacaaGTTGTTTCTGAAGTGTTTTTTGTCTTACACAATGCTTCAACCAAGTTATTAAATTATTCATGTTTATGGCTTCAATTATCTCCAACTTTATTTTTGGCAGAAATAATTATTCTTTGATGTTTTAAAACGTTtgcttgttttcaaataatcTTTTGTGCCTAGCATATTTTTCAAGACTCAGTTTCCTATTTCAGTAATGGCCTTTGTCACCTACATACTGGTGTCAGGAGTAGTACTGGGAACACAAGAACGGTAGGCAGTGTTTCATTCTGAAATAACACTATGACATGGGAAACCTAGTTATTTTACTATTAAATTCTGTAGCCAGCGGTCCTGTATAAAAAAGGAGGTCCGGTATTTTTCCCATTTTACAAgacctactgtcctgtaaaaatttgtctagtttggatttgactgcATGTACAACCTTAGAAAGTAAATAAGTTAAAGTATACTTTAAAATAATGCTCGTTGATGTgcgtagatatcaatgaggagcattgcaattcataaaaacaattaccctaaaCCTAATAATTACCTAttaacaattaccctacactaaATGATTCTACTGTATATAAAGGGATTTGCACCAATCcgtaaacaaactttattttgcggggcatatcaattcaacaaatttgattGTTCTAACTAGACGCCAGCataagttggcagtatgtcagcGCAAAAAAGTAAATCTGTACGATTGTTTCTATGACCAAAgcataattaaacaagagctgtgtttgtgaaacacaatgcctcttACTGCGCTTTGAACTTTGAAGTcacacggcagctattttagaaacaaagtTATAGTTTgcatgtcaaggtcacagtgacctttgacctagtgacctcaaaccatgtttgattgtatgcacatgtgaagtttaaagaacatagacccaagagttttcattttatgagcacggttaatgttttgggacacacacacgaaaaatgacagacagactggccaaaaacaatatacccctgatcattcgatctgggggcatcaAAATCAGGTTAACTGATCGTTTGATAGAATAACTGGTTAatctcttgcatccctagttttAATGCATTCCAGTTTCAATATATAGGTTTCACCTTAACAAAATATCTCTTATTACTGCGCTTGTTAGAGGTACTTTTCAACTGTCCGGAAACACAGCTGTTATTAATATTCCACGTCAGTTTAAATTATGTCTGCATGGGCttatcaaggactacactttccgcctagactggatttaaacaaataataccataaaagcggaaattttctgtcctgataagcatgtgttgaCTTAAcaagctaatttgggatgacacttggCACACACTTTGCATACATCtgtttagccctgttttcccagagcaagctCAATAGCTGAATTAGTGATAACACTTCAGCCACACAtcccagattgcacaggctagcGGCTGAATTAGTGTTAAGATAACACTTCAGCCACACATCCCAGAtagcacgggctaatcagggacaacacattctgcctaaactggatttttgtaaaaaaagagtCTTTTTTATAggaaaaatgtcaaaaaagcaggaagtgtcatccctgattagcctgtgctagcctgtgcaggctaatctgagacaacactttaggccCATGCATTATTACTTACCCTGCAGGTTCACACCGGAGCATCTGGGCATGCAGGCCAGTACAGCGCTGGTGTGGCTCATCATAGAGCTGGTGGCAGTAATGTTGAGTCTCTACATCATGAACCTGACCACTGACCTCAAGTACATGGACATCCTTGCATACATTGGATACAAGTTTGTGGGGTATGTATATGGACATCTTTGCATACATTGGATACAAGTTTGTGGGGTATGTATATGGACATCCTTGCATACATTGGATACAAGTTTGTGGGGTATGTATATGGACATCCTTGCATACATTGGATACAATTTTGTGGGGTATGTATATGGACATCCCTACATACAAATACAAGTTTGTGGGGTATGTATATGGACATGCTTGCATACATTGGATACAAGTTTGTGGGGTATGTATATGGACATGCTTGCATACATTGGATACAAGTTTGTGGGGTATGTATATGGACATCCTTGCTTACATCAGATACAAGTTTGTGGGGTATGTATATAGACATCCTTGCATACATTGGATACAAGTTTGTTTGTTAAGAAAAGTTTGGTGGGTATGTGGGTCAGTTGTTTTAAGTCTTATATTTATGCTCCGCTTTGAAGAAAgggtgggtatattgttttgctggatatcAGTATGTCTGTCgctcggtcagtctgtctgttggtagaccagttcatttcggatcaataactcgtcaattaATTGACCGATGagctttaaacttcacatgtgcattagctttggacagtagatgacccctattgaaattggggtaactaggtcaaggtcacggtcacaataagttaaaattgtttccaatcaataacttgtcaaccaattgatCAATAGGCTTAAAACtatacatgtgcattggcttggacagtaaatgaccactattaaaatttgggtcactaggtcaaaggtcaaggtcagtgtcacaattagtgtgaaaTGGTATCCAataaataacttgtcaacgagTTGACCGATTGGCTTTATTCTTCACAAATGCATTGGCctcggacagtagatgacccctattggaattggtgtcactagttcaaaggtcaaggtcactgtgtcaGTGCCCTGTTTGGGGTGGGCATCAGTCTCCAACCACGGAGCTATTGTTTTATTTGGTATGCATTGTAGCTGTTTTAAGCCTGTGTAGGTTTGTCAGTTATGTATGGTAATTGTTTTAAGCATTTATAGGCTTTTTGGGTAGATGTCAGTTGTTTAAAGTCTATATAGGTTTGTGTGTCAGTTGTTTTAAGTCTTTATAGGTTTTTAGGGTGTTTGTTTCAGTTATTCAAGTCTTTATAAGTTTGTTggatgtgtgtgtttgttgttttgagTCTCTGTTAGTTTTTGTGTGTGACTGTCAGGTGTTTAAAATCTTGGTAATATTGCATCAGGTGAAAGTAGTTTAAGATACGAAAAAATGAAGGATTCATATAAAAATACAGAGATTTAGAACATTTCTAAGCCCCattacactttatttgacaaagtGCCAAGCCTTTATTTTATAGGTAGGGACATTAGAAATCAGCACTGCTAAGGTGAACTTACAATTAATTTTATGTGGAATGATTTGTGACACTGTTttgtcaaatacatgtacagcTGACCTTGTTGCCTTGCTGTCTAATGGAAATACTGCGACTTTGACATACCCACAGTAAACGAAGTAATTATACATGTggtgaaaatgcatatttattgaTAGAAAGACAATCAACTGCTTAACAGGGATCATGCTTTCTGCACAGTAAAGTCTGTCTTGCTGACAACAGCTTGTAAAAAGCTGTtggtgtttatattaattaatcagtatattaataaaatGACAACAGCTGTTGTTATAACTGTGTTCAGCTTTTGTCTGTGCTGCTTGTATTATGGATCAATAGGGAATTCTCTTAATTACTGTAGTTTGCCAGtgcaaattgtttttttgtttttttttatattcatacAAAAATTAATTGCCATTGCATAACTAGGGCTACAtgattttaaatttcattttaatgtgtgCGCAATTTTATTGGAACTTTGCTTTTCTTTTTATTCTGAAATTATATACAAAATGACATATGCATACCTGTAAATGATAAGTTATTTTGTGAATGTTTATTACACAGTTAATGAAACAGCTTACTGAAAGGGAGGTATGTGGTGATATAAGTTATACCCCTTACAGAAGTAGTTACTTCCCCTGACAGTAGTTCTGTCCCTTTGCAGCATGATCTTCATTCTGCTAGGAGGCATGCTGTTTCAGAGCACTGGCTTCTATGGACTGCTGGTGTGGTTCAGCCTAACTATCATCTTTTTTCTGGTGAGTCAGCTGCTTTCAAGGGACATAATCTCTTCAGACTggttattaaattttataattgtattagatttgacaaaaatataaatttgGTATTTTTAGCTTTCTTGAACACTTAGTGCTCAAGGTGTGCTATTGCAATCACATTATGTTTGGCCTCTGACATTGTACTGTGTGCCCTGTCATGTTTAAGCTTGTTATAACTCTAGGGGCctaattttttagctcacctgagcacaatctgctcatggtgagcttttgtgatcaccttttgtccgtcatgtgtcgtgcggcgtcaacatttccCTTGTTAAAACTcgaggggccacatttattgccagatcttcatgaaatttgataagatttgtgccaatgatatcttggaccagtatgaaaatggttccggttggttgaaaaaaatggccgccagggggcatggctttagtaaaacctttgtAACACtctgaaagttacatttattgtccaatattcatgaaacttggtcagaacatttgttttttattgatgtcttggatgagattgaaaatggttctggtctgttgaaaaacatggtcaccagggggtgGGGAATTTATCCTTTTATGGCCatactaaaaccttgttagcactctataAGTTACATTCacagttcactcttcatgaaacttggtcagaaaatttctcctaattatatcttgggctgcacagaacaggtcagttcctttgtatctcagttgagcaactttgggcctttcaggccttcttgttaATCCactcttgatgaaatttggtcagaatgtttatcttgacaatatcttcgTCTTTTGAATCTGGGTTAGTTATGTGTgcccaaaaactaggtcaaatcttagaaaaaccttgtaatcaCAGACCATATTTATAACTCAATCTTGATTAAACCTTATCATAATGTTTATTGCGAAAATGTCTATGCTGAGTGAATTTAGGTCGTGTGCTCACCAAAATTAGGTCAACAAGTAAAATCTGAGAAAACCCATATTGCACCTTTAGAAGCAACATTTATGAATTAGTTATGATCAGACTTGGTgttaatgtttatcttgacaatatgaaggTCAAGTTGTACATGGAACTTACATGTAGGTGAGCATATGAAGGCTGTCATGTCTGTCttgttaaattattaattattataatttattaattgctaaattatatgtaattattttgatttttctATTTATGTATAAATTATACTTGATTTACATATGTTTGTAccttttgataaataataaataaacggCAGTTTAATATCTGTGATTTATTGTACTTTTGCAGGTGCGAACTTTAAAAGTGCAGATATTGCCACACACACAAGGGGAGGAACATCACGGACATGGGACCAAGCGAAGCCTGTATCTCATAGTGACCATATCCCTCATGCAGCCCGTCCTCATGTGGTGGCTTACCAGGCATATTGTGTTTGCAAAATAGCTATGACGTATTGCCCTTCCCCTAACCATGTCATTTACTTTGACTTCTTGAACTTGACTTGTAAAAACTTGCTTTGGCCTTGTGATTTACATAGGTATGATAAATAGTATTTAGCAGATTAAATCTACATTATGAGCAATTGATGTTGTAACATTATATTCTGTTAATGTCCATTGTAAGCCAAAAAGTCATATAAGTCTTCTTTGCACATTGCTGATAAGGCGCTTTAGCCATCAGAGTTGTTTTGTTGTTGACAGAATACtgtactatatattttaaattgcaaataCTTGTGGCTttgattgtgttgttgtttgtttgggaaatgaattttttaaattgtgatttCAGATGGATTTACTTGTATAAAAGATGAGACTTGTATTTGGTTAAGTGTGTTAcgtgttaaaaacaaaacacaaatgtgGGGACTGCTGTTTTTCCATTGACAAACCTCTATTACTGATCATAAATTATGAATTTTAttgaataaacaaacaatttaataaaaattgaaatattagaCCAAagtttttatacatttaaattaaatacgaAACGTTAACCAATGCCTGACATTTAAACTAAATGCATGTCATGTAGGCATCATCATGTGTGTTGTTATGCAAGTCTGCTGTGGTTGTCAAtattttcaatatgttcattaATGCAGACTGGTTGGGAGCTATGCTTTTCGCTATATTCATGCAGGGTCTTGTGAtctcattagcagacagggtaTCTCGGGATCAGTCTGtgcagatgcgcaggctggtctgaagctattttggccacatatggcataagaccttgTTTCAAATGACGCATTTCATATTGTTAGAAGTTAATCTGGAAGAGTGGTGTGAAGAGCGGTGTACATAGAACTTGTTAAGATTGAATTCCGAAGTACCTGGGTAACCCATCATTACACATGTGATATACGTAATTACAATGCTTTTGTTGAGCACAAGACATACATGATGTTACTGCAATCCATCAGAGAGATGGTGTGATTAATTTGTTTCTTCACAAGTACCTATTATTCTgaagatgtatgtatgttttttttgtgaGGAAGCGGATGCAGTTTTCTTTGTCTATTTGTTTTTGGTAATATCCTTATCAGAGGTAATTATTTCTTACTGTATTTGATAACTCATGATCATGGCCTCATGATCAGAAAAGCAGCAAGTGCATATATACCATCATCTGTTGGTATTCGTAATTGAAGGTCAAAATcaagtgaaaacatgtaaataatatttagAATAATACAGAAAGTGATTTGAAAGATATACTACTAAAATAGCTTTTTtcgtaaatgttttgttttacaatattaataaaaattcaTTATATGTCTCGAATGAGTATTAACAGAtctatatttattgtaaataccTTATTGAAAATTATATAGAACATCAGTATAAAGGTTTGTAATACATATAGAATAACATAAAATTTTAACAGTATTTGTGTAAGAACAAATGGTTACATGTAATTTAAACAACAATATTGGAAAATTATATGACTATGTGTAAAAGGTATTGAACTTAACTTGAAATAAATAGCTATTTTTGAGTTCTTAAATCTATATGTGCTTAGTATGATTGCCAAATCAGTGACTTTTCAAATGTTACTTCCTTTGTTAATCTTGTAGAAACATTCACTGCTTGATTCATACTAACAATGAACATCATATTAATTAACACTTTTTAAAAAGGTATTGTATGTTGGTATATGCATTTAAACTGTGTAAATAGCATATGTAATTATATTGCATGCTGACATATATGAAATAAAGAAGTTGAATTCTCATGCTATGGATTTAGTCGGTTGTAAACAACAGTGTAGTTTAGGAAAACACTTGACATATGTTTAGAattaaaggttaatatttataatgATGTCCATATTTGGTATTGTTTGATATGAAAGGTGAATGATAACTATGGTCACAATAGTAATGAATGGATATATTTCTTCTGCTATAAAGCGCTTTGTTGGAAGAAAAGTCATTTGCACGACCaggattcaattttttttcaagaatttgAAATACATTGTACATTGATAAGAATATGCAACGTGGAGGCTCACTTATCACTGACTTGCATCAATGGTATTGGATGGTCAATTAGGTACTTAACACGCAGAATGACAATATGCATTTAGAAGTACACACGTTTGACTTGAATGGTACACCATACATACAATACAAACTTACTTCGTCTACTAATGCAAGTTGCATAGCTTATCAGAGACAGAAAAAATGGATTCAACATAAAAAGTATTTCTTGTATACATGCTTTATACGAAGCTAATTTAAGTGTTTAGAACTTAAAGCATACAATAAACACTCAAAAAACCCATATTAGCAATTTAGCATTCGAACTACAATGCCGTTTAACGTGGAGGGATTTATTAACGTTTACAAACCTCACTATGGATTATTTGCGAGCTAAATACAAGGAGTTCGACGATGACGTTGAAGCAGCCAGACAAGCCGCTGTGGACATGGCTGCGAAATTCGCAGGGACGACGAGTCTTGATGGGTAGAAGACGCAAATAATTGTACCTTCTAACATGTGTCGGGTATGGTTTGTACAAAAAAGGTCTTGCCTTAATAacagttaaataaatattgaggCATACTTATCGTAAAATTGGTTCTTTTGGGTTGACAAGCGTTTGTTTTTAATGGAGTTGTCATTATTTTTGGAAAATATCCTTATATTTTTGCGTGTATgtcatattaatttttaaaataaataatgtttgttgCGCATTCGTCgaaaaatacttaaataccaCGTTGTTTTCTATTAAATGAACTGCTAGATATATGGATGCTAGCTGTTGTTGTGATATACGATCTTCCAAAAGTCGTTGATTTTGCAGTAAGAACTAAcattaatgtttacatgtttattGAATTTTACGTTGGTTAAgttcattttgaaaatgaattagCTTTTCCAAGATGTCGATGATATTTTCAGCTCATGACAGACGGGCGGACGGGCAGACAGACATACAATTTTACTGATGAAAAACAATGTTTACGTGCGCACGAATTGCTTAATTATATCATCACGTTTTGCAATTTAATTTAATACTGATCAATTTAACACTTTTAAGTATCATTCTTAACACCATGATTCCTAAAATTGAAAGTCCTCCGATGTTAATGATGTAAATCGTCCCACCGTTTCCAGGTACTTGTGTACCCTAAAGTGTCGTACCAGGACGTCTGGACTACCCATCTTCCGTTGAATTTAAGGACGGACCTCTGCTGCATAATACTCGTATGGATTGGTACGACCTTAAttcacaggtggtaagcgtgtggctatgatggtaattagtaaaaacattattttgaatgaaaaataatcaaattataacaaaaaataaacttctctgaaaaagaatttcactatcaaatatatttatatataaacaactAAAAAAGGTATTAAACTCGAAACGACCCGACAATATGGTGCATcgatttgaacagccattacttattcaattgtgcagcgatttccatgcagttggtcttattaaacgcagaaatgaattgtctttctgaaaatgtaaaaatcttgcaatatgtttacaaatgctgggtcaaattttaagaaataatacgatacacaactcgccTGACCTACTCGTCGTCGATCTGACccgattcaagtatgaaatcttcagggagtaaagacacaccttcgcgatggaccaatgaaatcactcatgtgtttaaaatgtcggccagttaAAATGTAtctaaacaaaggtttcaaaaggcGCTGGACAGTAAGTTTTGATGCATGATttaacggcaagaacggtaagaatTTGTTCCATAGTTTTTATTTAATCATGGTACCGAGGTCCGTTAACTTTGCGGGGAAAATGCCAATTACTCCGCGAAGATTTCAGTCTTGGATCGGGTCAGATCGACGACGAGTAGGTCAGGCGAGTTGTGAATTATAGCTGCTATTTTCAGCTACCGGTATTAAGTTGTTTCTGAAAGATTTCCTATTTTGATATGGTCTTGTATTGTGGGGGTAAgtcggagtacccggaggaaacccaacctatccggtatggtgaccaaTAACCTAATTCACATGCTTATGGGAACGGGGATTGGACCCGGTCCCCTGTGTGACGCTTGTGTACTAACCACTGGGCTAACCGGACAGCCTGtttgatttaatatattaatttttgcaGTAATACCGTTCACGgtgtatacatattatatattaaaatagttaCTCTAATACATGTTCGGTATTATTTCACATTGTTCGATCTGCAAACCGTCAATATAGCGCGTGAAACTTTGACTCAGTTCATAGTATAAAATATTCGTGTGTTATCTACAGCGTTAGAAGTTAAGAATGAACTAGAAGACATACAATTCGATCAGGTAAGTTTGTTTGGTATTTTAGCCAATGCACACGTCCATGCATTCAAACGAACATTCTATTCTGTCTTGCCGATCAAAAACCTTACACGCAAGCACAGTACGGTAATGCCGCTTTAAAGGTCACTCATATTAATACTATGAAAGTCCTGTTTCAAGACTTTTTCCGTCCAAGTTTATGGCGACtatatatcgtcgctgtcgttctcaaacctcgtggctacaaaatgccaacttttcaggagagagaaataaccgtctcattttttataacgatgttttagaaattgaaattctgtaaaaataccaaataaatgaagctgcaaaatacggtataagccgtagacgcgtaagtcatactgataagtcatactgacagtcagacatggtagctacgatattttgtcaccacagttttgtcatttttatgaggtacgacaattcgtcctgataggaaacctcgtagttgcaaataaaaaaaatataaaaacgtttttgtcaaatttgtccaaacgaaacgacgtacctataggtgaaatggcgtcgctaagacttttcgccgggaaaaaagcaaacaatcattctacaacatttcgtcacgtggctttttcaagggctctgattggcgttgagctacgagatatagcacaaaacacgcgcca
Encoded proteins:
- the LOC127874750 gene encoding protein YIF1B-A-like isoform X3 — protein: MDIPSSYRQSSGKRKPSKKGGSKPQLFDDTSQSVQSPPPLGYGPPQAGFMDPSQGNQSFGAGHQGAPAWGHQQFPGQQLFNDPMANMAMQYGSSLAGQGKDLVNKNLEKYVSTSKLKYYFAVDTSYVAKKLMTLFFPFTKKDWSIKFNQDQPVAPRFDENAPDLYIPVMAFVTYILVSGVVLGTQERFTPEHLGMQASTALVWLIIELVAVMLSLYIMNLTTDLKYMDILAYIGYKFVGMIFILLGGMLFQSTGFYGLLVWFSLTIIFFLVRTLKVQILPHTQGEEHHGHGTKRSLYLIVTISLMQPVLMWWLTRHIVFAK
- the LOC127874750 gene encoding protein YIF1B-A-like isoform X2, whose protein sequence is MSSGKRKPSKKGGSKPQLFDDTSQSVQSPPPLGYGPPQAGFMDPSQGNQSFGAGHQGAPAWGHQQFPGQQLFNDPMANMAMQYGSSLAGQGKDLVNKNLEKYVSTSKLKYYFAVDTSYVAKKLMTLFFPFTKKDWSIKFNQDQPVAPRFDENAPDLYIPVMAFVTYILVSGVVLGTQERFTPEHLGMQASTALVWLIIELVAVMLSLYIMNLTTDLKYMDILAYIGYKFVGYVYGHLCIHWIQVCGHDLHSARRHAVSEHWLLWTAGVVQPNYHLFSGANFKSADIATHTRGGTSRTWDQAKPVSHSDHIPHAARPHVVAYQAYCVCKIAMTYCPSPNHVIYFDFLNLTCKNLLWPCDLHRYDK
- the LOC127874750 gene encoding protein YIF1B-A-like isoform X1, producing the protein MDIPSSYRQSSGKRKPSKKGGSKPQLFDDTSQSVQSPPPLGYGPPQAGFMDPSQGNQSFGAGHQGAPAWGHQQFPGQQLFNDPMANMAMQYGSSLAGQGKDLVNKNLEKYVSTSKLKYYFAVDTSYVAKKLMTLFFPFTKKDWSIKFNQDQPVAPRFDENAPDLYIPVMAFVTYILVSGVVLGTQERFTPEHLGMQASTALVWLIIELVAVMLSLYIMNLTTDLKYMDILAYIGYKFVGYVYGHLCIHWIQVCGHDLHSARRHAVSEHWLLWTAGVVQPNYHLFSGANFKSADIATHTRGGTSRTWDQAKPVSHSDHIPHAARPHVVAYQAYCVCKIAMTYCPSPNHVIYFDFLNLTCKNLLWPCDLHRYDK